The genomic DNA GATGCTGTCAGAACCACAAGTGACTCATTAGATCCGGGAACAGCACCTCTAACAAGTATAATATTTTCTTCCTTTTCTACCAGAATTATCCGAAGATTAAGAGCTGTTTTTGTCTCATCTCCCATGTGTCCGGGCATTCTTCGACCCTTCCAAATATGTCCTGCAACTCTGACTCTTCCGCCAATACCGCCCGGAGCCCTATGAAAATTCGAACCATGACTTCCAGGTCCTCCCCTAAAACCATATCTCTTGACAACACCTTGAAATCCGCGACCTTTATCTAAACCGGTAACATTTACATACTCACCGGGAACAAACAAATCAGCGCTTATAATCTGCCCAAGCTGAAATTTAGAAGCATCTTCAACCCTGAACTCTCTTACAAACTGTTTTGGAGTTGTATTTGCTTTTTTAAAATGTCCCGCTTTCGGTTTATTAATATTCTTTTTCTTATCAACAAAACCAACCTGAATAGCATCATACCCATCAGTTTTTTTAGTTTTCAACTGAGTAACAACACACGGACCGGCCTGAACAACTGTTACAGGTTCTGCCTTGCCCTCATGCAAAATCTGAGTCATTCCTAATTTCTTACCTAAAATACCTTTACCTTTAATCATAAAAGTCCCTTCCTTGATTTTTCAAAACGCTCTTTTAATCAGAGCTTTATTTCAACATCTATACCCGCCGGAAGATCAAGCTTCGAAAGCATATCCACGGTCTTGGGTGTCGGTTCCAATATATCCAGAAGCCTCTTGTGTACCCTGATCTCAAACTGTTC from Candidatus Firestonebacteria bacterium RIFOXYD2_FULL_39_29 includes the following:
- a CDS encoding 50S ribosomal protein L3, with amino-acid sequence MIKGKGILGKKLGMTQILHEGKAEPVTVVQAGPCVVTQLKTKKTDGYDAIQVGFVDKKKNINKPKAGHFKKANTTPKQFVREFRVEDASKFQLGQIISADLFVPGEYVNVTGLDKGRGFQGVVKRYGFRGGPGSHGSNFHRAPGGIGGRVRVAGHIWKGRRMPGHMGDETKTALNLRIILVEKEENIILVRGAVPGSNESLVVLTASKNIARLMKRDERRRDEENKRLAMLAAKEKADKEKKKAPARPAGGKK